The genomic region GAACGAACCCTTGGGCACACCGGCGGTTTGCAGGATTTCGTTGAGGCCGACACTGGTGAAGCCCTTCTCGGCCATCATCCGGTGGCCGGTGTCGAGCAAGTGTTGGCGGGTGTCGTCGTAGGTCGCTTTCATCGGGCGCACATTACCAGGCAATAGACCAGTCGTATATTTCGAGGAACGGAAGTTTGCCATACCTGTCGATGAAAAACCGCAGGATAAAAAATTACTAGACGACTGGTCTAATTGGAATCTATGCTGCGCCCCGACAAACGTTTTCTGACCGGTGTGGCCGATGTGCGAATCCTTCGCTCAATCGAAGACACCTGATCGACTCAAGGTGCTCTATGAAAATCCTGATGGTTTTGACTTCCCACGATCAACTCGGCAACACCGGCAAGAAAACCGGCTTCTGGCTGGAAGAGTTCGCCGCGCCCTACTACGCCTTCAAGGACGCCGGCGCCGACGTCACGCTTGTCTCGCCGGCCGGTGGCCAGCCGCCGCTGGACCCGAAAAGCGATGAGCCCGACGCGCAGACCGCCGAGACCGATCGCTTCCGTCAGGACCCGGCGGCACAACAGGCACTGGCCAACACCGGCCGCCTGGCCGACGTCAGCGCTGATGATTTCGATGCGGTGTTTTACCCGGGCGGCCACGGCCCACTGTGGGACCTGGCCGAAGACAAACAGTCGATCGCGTTGATCGAAGCGTTTGACCGCGCTAACAAGCCACACGGCTTTGTCTGCCATGCACCAGGTGTGTTGCGTCATGTCCTCACCGCTGACGGCAAACCGCTGGTGCAGCACCGCCAGGTCACCGGTTTCACCAATGCCGAAGAAGAGGCCGTTGGCCTGACGGACGTGGTGCCGTTCCTGATCGAGGACGAGTTCCAGCGCCTCGGCGGTCATTACTCGAAAGTCGCTGACTGGCAGGTTCATGTGGTCGCCGATGGGCAACTGGTCACTGGCCAGAACCCTGCCAGCTCCGCCGCCGTCGCGAAAAAACTGCTGGAGATGCTGGGCTAAACCCTCGCGTCCAACCTTCCTAACGCCGGGTGCGTCTTGCCCGGCGTTATTTTTTACCCATTCAATAGACGACTGGTCTAATAAATCACCAAAAGGTCACCCATGAACAACAGCCGTTTCTTCACCCCGGCCAAACTCGGCCATCACACCCTGAAAAACCGCATCGTCCTGCCGCCACTCACCCGCCAGCGCAGCACCCAACCGGGCAACGTCGCCAATGAACTGATGGCCGAGTATTACCAACAGCGCGCCGGCGCCGGTTTGCTGGTCACCGAAGGCACGCAGATCGAACCCCGAGGTCAGGGTTACGCGTGGACGCCGGGCATTCATACGCCTGAACAAATCGCCGGTTGGCGCAAAGTCACCGAGGCGGTACATGCCGTGGACGGGGTGATTTTCGCGCAGTTGTGGCACGTCGGCCGTGTCTCCCACACCGCGCTGCAACCCGACGGCGCAGCGCCGGTTTCGGCCTCCGCCGTGGCTACAGATCGGGTCAGCGTGTTTATCGAAACCGCCCCCGGCGCCGGTGAACTGGTGCCTCCGTCGGCACCTCGAGCGCTGAGCACCGATGAAGTTCAGGAACTGGTGCAGCTATATATCCAAGCCGCACGCAACGCGATGGACGCCGGTTTCGACGGCATCGAATTGCATTGCGCCAACGGTTATCTGGTGAACCAGTTCATCTCAGCCCACAGCAACCTGCGCGGCGATCAGTACGGTGGCTCGCTGCACAACCGCCTGCGCTTTCTCAAGGAAGTGGTCGCCGGCGTCGCCGAGTGCATCGGCAAGGAAAAAGTCGGCGTGCGCTTCGCCCCACTGTTTACCACCACCGATGAAGCGCGCACTTACCTGGGCATGGTCGAAGAGGATCCGCACACCACTTACATCGAAGCGATCAAAGTGCTGCAGGACGTGGGCATCGCCTATCTGTCGATCGCCGAAGCCGACTGGGACAACGCCCCGGCGATGCCCCTCTCGTTCCGTCAGGCGGTACGCGACTCCTTCAGCGGTGCGATCATTTATGCCGGGCGTTACACCGCAGAATCCGGGGCGCAACTGCTCGATTCCGGGCTGGCAGACTTGGTCGCTTTTGGCCGCCCGTTCATGGCCAACCCCGATCTGCCTGCACGTATCGCCAATGACTGGCCGTTGAATGCGTTGAACCCGGCGACGGTGTATGGCGGCACCGCCGAGGGCTATGTGGATTACCCCCTTTATCCCGGCTGAGCCTTTAAGGCAACGTAAAGCGCTCCCGTAACAGCAGGAGCGTTTATCCGAGTCGGAGTGCAAGCCCTTGTGGGAGCGAGCCTGCTCGCGAAAGCGGCGGGTCAGTCACGCACACTGTTGAATGTGACGACGCCTTCGCGAGCAGGCTCGCTCCCACAGGGGGGGATGTGAATATTCACCGCACAAAAACCTATACACAGACTACAATCTGTACAACTATCTGGACTTAGCACTTAAACGTCCACTCGGCAGCCTGCTGCTCTTTACGCTGAATCCGTGAAATGAACAAAACCCATCGGCTGTGCCTCGTTCTGGGTGACCAGTTATCGTTTGATCTGGCTTCATTGGCAGGTCTGGATCGCGAACAGGACCGTGTGCTGCTGGTCGAGGTCATGGAAGAAGCCAGCCATGTTGCTCATCACCCACAGAAG from Pseudomonas tensinigenes harbors:
- a CDS encoding type 1 glutamine amidotransferase domain-containing protein; protein product: MKILMVLTSHDQLGNTGKKTGFWLEEFAAPYYAFKDAGADVTLVSPAGGQPPLDPKSDEPDAQTAETDRFRQDPAAQQALANTGRLADVSADDFDAVFYPGGHGPLWDLAEDKQSIALIEAFDRANKPHGFVCHAPGVLRHVLTADGKPLVQHRQVTGFTNAEEEAVGLTDVVPFLIEDEFQRLGGHYSKVADWQVHVVADGQLVTGQNPASSAAVAKKLLEMLG
- a CDS encoding alkene reductase, with amino-acid sequence MNNSRFFTPAKLGHHTLKNRIVLPPLTRQRSTQPGNVANELMAEYYQQRAGAGLLVTEGTQIEPRGQGYAWTPGIHTPEQIAGWRKVTEAVHAVDGVIFAQLWHVGRVSHTALQPDGAAPVSASAVATDRVSVFIETAPGAGELVPPSAPRALSTDEVQELVQLYIQAARNAMDAGFDGIELHCANGYLVNQFISAHSNLRGDQYGGSLHNRLRFLKEVVAGVAECIGKEKVGVRFAPLFTTTDEARTYLGMVEEDPHTTYIEAIKVLQDVGIAYLSIAEADWDNAPAMPLSFRQAVRDSFSGAIIYAGRYTAESGAQLLDSGLADLVAFGRPFMANPDLPARIANDWPLNALNPATVYGGTAEGYVDYPLYPG